CAAACTACTGGCCTCCAACTGTGTCCAGGGTAGAGCCATGTGAAGGAGTCGAAACATCTGAAATGGCACTATATACTGTTGGGAATCCGGTGCATATTTGGGAGGCACTCTGAACTCTCATCTATTTTTAGATCCGTGTTGAGAACACAGAACTCTTGAGGAAGCCATGTCATGTTCGTTAGGAGTGTGTTATATCTGGACTGGGCGTATCCTATACTCACGCCTGCATTGTTGTGGTTGCCGTCTGGAAGCTGAACATATTCTCTTTGGGGAACCAGCTATTAGGGTTGTCCTCTACAAACAAAGGAGACAAAGCAGAAGTTTAGCCCACAACATAAGACTCCAACTGTTGTTCTCTCTCAGCAGTTACCATGCTTCATACAATGTTAAAAAGAGCTGAGATCTGTATTAGGGGAAACAGTGCCACTGGCCATCATGGgggatttgttattgtttttgtttatcaAAGCAGGGGTTATCAAACTTTTTGGGGGCCGGGGACCCCTTTTTTGATAGCAAATTAGTCAGGTACCCCCTCTAACCAAGTCTMGGGCCCTGGGAAAGAACATTTTAAAGGCTCGCCTCTTGGCATTGGAGAGAAAATTATGCCGTTTTCAAGCCAATTTCctacaattttacacattttgtcatggggcagagattttgggttgttgcagctttaacgttaatatcctgcaattctacacatttttccatgaggCAGATAGAAAACTTTGGTGTTTTAAAGattaaaatacagtgcatttatgaaaaataaagatTGTTGGGGAATACAAGAAGTATTGAGTTGAAAAATCTATAATTGGTGTACTGTGGATACCAAaatccctgtgagcctcccaggctCATGWTAAcccagggttaagaacataaATTCTAGtttaataatattacattgtattgtatCACTCACTCTACACTTATTCCACAGATCCCTTGGCCAAAATGTGTTTAATCTGTTGTTAGTaatattcataaaaaataaaaaataattatgagtttatatatatttttacagtatatatatatacagtaccagtaaaaagcttggtcacacctactcattcaagggtttttctttatttttactattttctacattgtagaaaaatagtcaagacatcaaaactatgaaataagatatatggaatcatgtagtaaccaaaaaaatgttaaacaaatcaaaatagattttatattttatattggctcaaacacattaagaaggaaagaaattccacaaattaacttttaacaaggcacacctgttaattgaaatgcatttcaggtgactacctcatgaagctggttgagagaatgacaagagtgtgcaaagctgtcatcaaggcaaagggtggctactttgaagaatctgacatataaaatatattttgatttgtttaacattttctgggttactacatgattccctatgtgttatttcatagttttgatgtcttcactattattccatagtaaaaataaagaaaaaaccttgaatgagtaggtgtgattGAGATTTAGCTGCGggccccctgcagtacctccgcgGGCCCCACTGTTTGAAGTAACATCATTGTTGTTGTAATATTACAAACGGACATGGCAGTTTCACCGATACAGATTCCAACCTTAAGTGCTTTGCATTTGAGAAAAACATTATATTGCAAATGAATCTTATCATAGTGGACAGGGGATGGAGATAAAGAGATATATAGACACCTAAGGCCCCACTCCCCTCCattcttccctccccctcctcctcctcacctctctcctcagcagagccttgtctgtctctgtctcggtccTCGCTGTACATCCTCTCCAGCTTCTTCCTTTGTTTGCCTCCGTCTTGCGGGGACGTCTCCAGATCCAGGGAGCGCTGGCTCTGACATGGGGCCCTGATGCAGGTCACAGACTCTGGGGTGCAGTCCTCCCTCGAGCCCCCCCTCCGCACCCCCCAGTCCCGGATGTTATGGGCGCTCCCCGAGCTCTGCAGGGGCTGGGACTGGGACCTGTGGTTCTGTGGGCCATGGTTATGGTTGCCATGGTGATGGTTGCCACCACCGCCACCGCGTTGGTATTTGCTGCCTGGTGGTTGTGGATTTGAGTACGAGGGCTggttggaggagggaggaggggacaggggCTGCTTGAGCACCTCCAGCTCCAGGCTCTCCTCACTGCCTCGGCCCCCTAGCATGCCTCCCTCCCTAGTGATGGTGTAGACCCGCTGGGCAGCTGGCTTCAGGCCCGTCAGACTTCCCTCAGTGGACCTGGGAGGCGGCTGCTGCTCCTCAAAGGAGAAGCTGCGCTCCGCTGAGAGCCCTGCTGAGAGCCTGCGCTTGGACGGTCCTGTGGGCTGCAAACTATCTGGCTGCAGGGTGCTGGGCTGGGRCTGGAGACTGCTGGGCTGTGAATGCAGGGtgctgggctggggctggagaCTGCTGGGCTGTGAATGCAGGGTGCTGGGCTGTGACTGGAGACTGCTGGGCTGGGAATGCAGGGTGCTGGGCTGTGACTGGAGACTGTGGGCCTGGGGCTGATTCTGAGGGTGTAGGTTGTTGTGGAAACGACTGAGGTCAGGGGAGTCTGTGTCTTGGCCGATAAAGGTATCAGACAGCAGgtgatctggagagagagagagcgagagagagcgagagagatagagagagagggggcgaagAGATGAGCTGTTCGTCTTGTGATCTCAAGGCCTTGGCAACATTTGAGCAAACATCAGGGAGCCAAGAAAGCTTTtgggagatgagaggggggaTGAGATGTGAAGAGATGGATGACGGAGAAGGGGAATTGGTAGGGATTTTGAGAGGATAAGTTGAAGGATAGAAGGGGTTTGGCAGACTTGCCCGGTCCTGGGCCTTGGGaggacacacactctcacagtaAAATATGCCAGATATGTGGTCAAATTTTCAGAGCATTCTCTGCTTCTAACTGCTATACAGTGAGATGAGAGGAAGGCCGAGTGATGAGGAAGGTCCTTGGAAATGTCAAGCCATGTAATGAGGAAAGCTCTGGAATGTACTAGATGAGGTTGGGATGTAGGCTACCAGATGAGGCTGGKCACAGGTGAAGAGGTTGCCTACCTGAGCCGGCACGGTtctcagggtgtgtgtgagacaggtAATCTCCAAAAGCTCTGGCTGCTCTGCAAAAAgaagcacaacacaacactgattaGCACTGGACCACtggcagcctgcctgcctgcctgcctgactgcctgcctgccaccgTGAGCCTTCCTGCTGACTCCAACTGAGAGTGATTCACTATTCCAATGCGTCAYCTACTCAGTAGCTAGCTACGTGCCAAATAGCTTCAGATtccctatagtgtactacttttgaccagggcccatagggttctggttaaaagtagtgcactttaataggaaatagggttccatttgcgACGCAAGCAATGTTCTATGATTGTCTTGCGCAATCATTGATTAACCTGAACATTTGTCTCATTGACTTGACTTTACTCTGATTTCCCTATGGAACTGTCTTCTTAAGCCGAAACTACTCGAGAAGGTCACTTCACGCTGCTAGTCTATCTATACATCGCAAACATGTTCATGGTACGTGTCCTACACAGTGGCCATTATTCTCTCCTACAGAAGGTGAAATCCAATATGCAGTGTGTTCCAGACAGGTTTGATATGATTCCTCACgcttgcacacacatacacaaatacacacacagacaagcacagacacacacaagcacacatagtCACGTGGGGAGCACTGGGCATGGAGAGTTAGAAGAAGGATGTGGGAGACTGAGTATGTACATGAAATCAATCGTTACCTTCGTAAAACTTAAAAGCACTCCTTTCACATGTCACAAATTCAATCTCCCCTACGGTTTCTTAGCATGGGCCTGGGGATAGATTTGCAATACGAAACAAAAGCCGCGTGCAATTCTCTTCTCCAGATTTAATACTTCCTAATACGATCTGCCATGCACTGTACCACACACAGTAGCAGGGTCATTTAATTCAGTTTTAGACTTTTGTGACAAATGTGTCTTGCATATGGCACCCTACAGTATTTCCTAACAgcgcactacttttcaccaggggcCACGGGGCTTTGGTCAGAGGTAGTggacctatatagggaatagggtgccatttggaacacaaacaGAGGCGTTCTAACTGGCCAACTTGGAATGTGAACAGTGCTTCAGACATGGTCATGTGAAGGCTGTAAACTGTGCAGACTTTTTATTCCAGCTCAGTGCTAAACTACCAGATTACAATCAAGACCATTGTTGAATCAGGTTTTAAGTGTTGTGccggaacaaaagcctgcacaatCTGCRGCTCCATGACCAACCCTCTGACAAAGGATTTCATACGGAACATCTTTATGAATACTTAAAACGTAATAGGGTGGGTTATGAAATATTACCATACAATTCATTATAATTCTTCAACatcaatttctttaaaaaaatcattTTCCCAATTCCCTTTCCCTTAAAATGTGGAGTGAAtgtggaaatgttttatttagtgGCTAGAGCTATTGTTCTCGCTCTCTTAATTGGCAACAGGAAAAAAAACATGGTCAGCAGTACTAAGTGGTTTAATAGTGGTAATTAGATCAACTCTCGAATGCAAACACATTTCTACAAACACATTTCTACAAACACATTTCTAAGCACGCCCACATAGCTATGCAGACTCCACATAATATTGGCTAGAGACACAGAGGATATAGCCTAAAACAAGTAGAGCATGTGCGCACATATTTACACACATATGACACGCAtgcgtgcgcgcgcacacacacacacacacacacctacatagaTACACAGGGCTATAATCCTCCCCCCCAGTCAGTGGTGCTGGCTGGCGTTGTGCAGTCTGTACACATCTCCGGGGGATGCTGCTATGAAATGGGATTGCTTTGTTGTTGTAGCCATGGCCCTCTCCctgctacaacacacacactcaaactaaTTAAATATGAGGCAGCACGTGTAGCAGCTCTCTCCCTGAAAAYgcaggttggcatttattgggatgactcatgtactggaggcagctctgtagTCACTAGCTRGCACAGGCACAAAGtcatcaaatcagattttaaaccaaaccctaaccttaaccWcactgctaaccttatgcctaaccctaacctcactgctaaccttatgcctaaccctaacctaaccacactgctaaccttatgcctaaccctaagcacactgctaaccttatgcctaaccttaaccacactgctaaccttatgcctaaccctaaccttaaccgcactgctaaccttatgcctaaccctaaccacactgctaatgtTATGCCCAACCCTTACCACACTGCTAACTTTAtgccttaccctaaccttaaccacactgctaaccttatgcctaaccctaaccttaaccacactgctaaccttatgcctagaacctaaccttaaatgaagaccaaaaagcaattttgtgttttcataaatgtttacgaTATATAGGCTAGCTAATTTTGACTCTGCAGCTGGCACATTTAGTGGAAATCGCTTCATCCCAATAAACAACCTGCCCTGAAAAGTCCCAGTAactgatagagagagggagaggaaagaatgCTATCATCCCTTATCTCTCTGGCTCCACTCCTTCCTATACACATTCTAAAGGGATGTGTGTAAAAGGTAATGGGGATGACAAAACACATTCACAACAACCACTTCCAGAGGACAAACTAGCTAGTGGCATGGAGCMAATCTCCTTGTGACACTACAAAGGTCCAATACAACACCAACTGATATCTCCCTGTTCCTAGCTCACCTTGGATTGCAATCATGCTTATTGAAGTAAGAAAGTGGAGAAGATTATTTAAGAAAARTGATGTAAAACCAAATTGCATGTTCTGTGAAAGCAGAGCAAATGCCTTTGCTTTTGTCTGTGGTGCTGCAATGTATAGGGAATTAAACACCCTCRTGTATACAGTGGTGTGGTCAGGCAGGAATAGTGTAGCCAagccttgtcacgttcctgaccttatttcctttattttgtctttgtttagtatggtcaggacgtgagctgggtgggcattctatgttatgtgtttctatgttgggttcttttcaattacatttacatttacatttaagtcatttagcagacgctcttataattagcctgatatggttctcaatcaggggcaggtgttttacgtttcctctgattgagaaccatattaaggtatgctgttcacactgtttgtttgtgggtgattgttcctgtgtcagtgtttgtgccacacgggactgtttcgtttgttagtttgttcctgttcttcgttgtctgtaagttctcatgttcaggtctgtttaSgtcgtttgttattttgttgttgttccagtgtgcttcgtgttcgtctttaaataaatcattatgaatTCAAcctacgctgcatattggtccgatccatgctcctcctcagacgaggagaagaACGAACGTTACAAGCCTATACATCACGCTGCTGTGCCTGKgtacatatacagtggggagaacaagtatttgatacactgccgattttgcaggttttcctacttacaaagcatgtagaggtctgtaattttttatcataggtacacttcaactgtgagagacggaatctaaaacaaatccagaaaatcacattgtatgatttttaagtaattMatttgcattttattgcatgacatcagtatttgatacatcagaaaagccaaacttaatatttggtacagaaacctttgtttgcaattacagagatcatacgtttcctgtagttcttggccaggtttgtacacactgcagcagcgattttggcccactcctccatacagaccttctccagatccttcaggtttcggggctgtcactgggcaatacggactttcagctccctccaaagattttctattgggttcaggtctggagactggctaggccactccaggaccttgtgatgcttcttacggagccactccttagttgccctggctgtgtgtttcgggtcgttgtcatgctggaagacccagccacgacccatcttcaatggtcttactgagggaaggaggttgttggccaagatctcgcgatacatggccccatccatcctcccctcaatacggtgcagtcatccagtcccctttgcagaaaagcatccccaaagaatgatgtttccacctccatgcttcacagttgggatgatgttcttgggttgtactcatccttcttcctccaaacacggcgagtggagtttagaccaaaaagctctatttttgtctcatcagaccacatgaccttctcccattcctcctctggatcatccagatggtcattggcaaacttcagacgggcctggacatgcgctggcttgagcagggggaccttgcgtgcgctgcaggattttaatccatggcggcgtagtgtgttactaatggttttctttgagactgtggtcccagctctcttcaggtcattgaccaggtcctgccgtgtagttctgggctgatccctcaccttcctcatgatcattgatgcccgacgaggtgagatcttgcatggcgcCCCAGACcgaaggtgattgaccgtcatcttgaacttcttccattttctaataattgcgccaacagttgttgccttctcaccaagctgcttgcctattgtcctgtagcccatcccagccttgtgcaggtctacaattttagccctgatgtccttacacagctctctggtcttggccattgtggagaggttggagtctgtttgattgagtgtgtggacaggtgtcttttatacaggtaacgagttcaaacaggtgcagttaatacacgtaatgagtggagaacaggagggcttcttaaagaaaaactaacaggtctgtgagagccggaattcttactggttggtaggtgatcaaatacttatgtcatgcaataaaatgctaattaattacttaaaaatcatacaatgtgattttctggatttttgttgaagttgaagtgtacctatgataaaaattacagacctctacatgtttgtaagtaggaaaacctgcaaaatcggcagtgtatcaaatacttgttctcccactgtacatacagtgtggTGCAATGTAAATACATTATACTGATGTTGTATGCAGAGGGCTGTGACGACAAAATGCATTAGGGGCCTTAATAGAGGACATGAGTAGGgtaacctgaccaggaaaaactacAGGCCCTAGTTATAAGCCCAGAGTTGTTCCTCATCAGGTAATCAGGAAGGAATCCTGGYCCTTASACATGAAGAAAGAAAAGTKCAGCTCAATGAGRTAGTGCCTGAAGTRACTGTCTTAAGCCTCTTTCTACCATTTGGGTCAAAAAGACAGCCTTCAGTGTTCTGGCCCTGGGTGCCTTAGTGAAATCATGAGTGTAGCCCAGCTACTGGGTGTCTCATTGACACCAAACCGGGCTCTTTTATAATGTGTTAGAGTCATTTGGGAAAGAGGGGCACAGAGTGTTCCTGCTCAGCCACTGAATCTCATCACAGATCTCCTAACTGAGGGGATGACCTCTTTATGAGACACCCTATgtatctccctctccccatctttctcaccttccctccctccctccctccctccatcccaccctctctctctctctctcgcctttccCTAGagtcttcctctctatctccctcagtccctctctctctcgccttctcttctcgactctgttctctctccaatACAAATACATCCAATTGAGTGAAATGACAAGATGACACAACAAATATCAAGTTGGCCACTTAGCGTCTTAGTTTCTTGTCCtcaattgctctctctctttctctctctctctctctcgctctctctctctcggggagTCAAATGGAAATCTCTAATTTGGCAGGCCTTCAAAGTACCTGCTGGCCGCTTTCTCCGTTTCACTCTCTACACTGTGGTTCTTAGGTGATTAAATTGATGTTTATCAGAGTCCGTAAGAATGATTGCTTCGTAATTGgattaaacaacaacaacaacaacaccagatGTAGGAAATCACTGGGTAGTTAATGCCAAGTAAGCTTAATCAGTATTTTGACCACACGCAGACAGTCTCAGCCTACGGCACcgtgttccctacatagtgcactaggtTTGACCAGGGCCTCTattgggaacagggtgccatttggaacgcaaccCTCAGCCCTACTTTGCATAACACGATGAGTTATGCTGAGCGCGAGCACCGTAGCCGGCCCAGCCGCTGAGTGTGCAGTGTTAGTTTCTGACCCGCTGTGTCCTGCGTTCCATTCTGCTGTTCCGTCTGCCGTTGGCGCAACAGTAACACGGGCGTAATTACTCAGATCAATGMGGGCCAGGCAGCCTCCACTGTACAGTATCACTGTCTCCCTGTGTCATTCCAGTCCAGGCTCCCTCTACAGGCTGTAATCAAAGTAATTACAGCAGCTAGATACCACAGATACATCCTCTCTGCACTGTAATCCCTGCCATACAGAGAGGGGGGTgatagggagtgagagagagagagcRCCCACTCTATTATCATCTGGGAGCCCTAATCTAAAGTATTTGTCCTCTCTGGATATCGCTCTGTGTCCCTCTGACTGCCTGAGAGCACAGAGAGAAAATTGAACACAGGTTGGGTGAAAAGGCTGGCGGCTTAATTAAGATACATTAGTACTGAGATGGCCTGAGATTCAGACAATAAATACTAGGTGTCAGGCAGACAATTACCTCTCTGTCAGAAGTGGCTGTAGGTTCAGCACTAGGGCAGCGTGTGACTGTGTAATACAACGATTGCGTCCGAactggcaccctagtccctacacagtgtgctacttttgactaaagggctctggtcaaaagtagttgactatatagggaataaggtgccagtTTGGACGCACCCACCCCAACGCCAATGTACAATATCCTAATGGAATACACCAAGAGGCTGCTGAACCAGCTATTCCTCATATCAATGCCATGGCACCAGATGCGTCTCAGGCCTGTAATGTGGATGTAGAATAATTAGGACAGAAGCCAAGATGCGCMGTAATAACCAGAAAGGGCTAATCGTGACTGTAATGGAGCTAACCTCcactgtgctctctctgctgtgttcAGCAATACCTTMAGCACTGCTCTGCAAGTGGCCACACAATACATTCTGCCTGGTATGATGAGTAGAGCCATGACATGACATTGTACAACAGATGAAACAGTTTCGTCAACACTTCTGGAGTTCTATTGACTTGCATAGCCAGAGAAAGCGAACTTCAATCCGCCTGCAATAATTGTCCTCCTAATTCTACTAAAATACCCAGTGTAGCCAAKTATACACTTATTCTAATGTTACCAGGCCAAATACATCAATATTTTGTTCCAGTGCATTGTCAGGTACACATCAGTCCATTTACCTTGAGGGCATAAATATACCTCTTGGCTGAAACCACTCTCAGTCTTGTGTCCAGCAACCGTCCAGTCCAGCATTGCAAGATGAATAATAGAACATACCAGAATAAAGAAGTAGACGGTATCCTGTCTGTGTCCTTACCTTGTTACCCATTTTACCTTTATTCTAGCAGTAAATAAGATATGTCGTAAGATCTGTCCTGGGTAACACGGGGTAATTGTCAGAACAAGGGTGTCCATGTTAGCTACATGGGAAAAGTGACCTTCAATGTTTAGCCGCTGGTGTTGGAGACCAATCAGCCAGCGATTGTGATTCTGAGGCAGAAGTGATGTAAAACCACACCACCATTACATTGATGGATTTTATAGTCTATCTACtagatggttaaaaaaaagtcCATAACTCATGGGAATTATACCATCATAGTGTTTAAAGTGAACACTAAAGTTAAGGGTGATTGCTTTCTGAAGAGTCTGGAACACGTCTCGAAATCTGTCATAGAAAAAGTGGAAAACACAGCTCTTGGGCCTCAGTCCAATAATATGTGTCTTTGATAATGTGATCAGTTTGATTGAcggtgtgtgttagagagacagaaagactaaGATGAGaaacagagaatgagaggagaatgagagagtgtgtgagacagaaagagattgTGTGCgggtatgtgagagagagaggtagaaagagagaggtagagagagagagtggtagagaggtagagagaggtagagagagagaggtagaaagagagtgatagagagaaagagaggtagagagagagagaggtcgaaagagagagagaggtagatacaGGGGTAGAGgttgagtgagagatggagaggtagaaagaaagaaagaggtagagagagagagaggtagagagagagagagataaagaaagagagcgtataaaatacattttctggtaCACCATAGATGCCAGAGACTGTTGGTTGGAAAGCTTAAAAATTATGGAAACTTTTTagaaatgtgttgttgcctatatGCTACATGCCATTTGGAAATCAAGGGTTTAGGATTCATTTTTGTGTGCAGTTGATTGGTAGCATTTCATATGCCTTTTCATATCagatcacacactcacacatataggGTTCTTCAGTTTGTTCCCATAggtgaaccctttttggtgctagctAGATTATTTGACAATACATGGACTTAACTCAATTTCCTCTGTTTCCCTCTGCACATGTCATTACCATTGCattataaaaca
This portion of the Salvelinus sp. IW2-2015 linkage group LG15, ASM291031v2, whole genome shotgun sequence genome encodes:
- the LOC111973654 gene encoding LOW QUALITY PROTEIN: NMDA receptor synaptonuclear signaling and neuronal migration factor-like (The sequence of the model RefSeq protein was modified relative to this genomic sequence to represent the inferred CDS: inserted 2 bases in 1 codon) — encoded protein: MGTAVSKRKTLRNDAISSVTAKVRAARAFGDYLSHTHPENRAGSDHLLSDTFIGQDTDSPDLSRFHNNLHPQNQPQAHSLQSQPSTLHSQPSSLQSQPSTLHSQPSSLQPQPSTLHSQPSSLQXQPSTLQPDSLQPTGPSKRRLSAGLSAERSFSFEEQQPPPRSTEGSLTGLKPAAQRVYTITREGGMLGGRGSEESLELEVLKQPLSPPPSSNQPSYSNPQPPGSKYQRGGGGGNHHHGNHNHGPQNHRSQSQPLQSSGSAHNIRDWGVRRGGSREDCTPESVTCIRAPCQSQRSLDLETSPQDGGKQRKKLERMYSEDRDRDRQGSAEEREDNPNSWFPKENMFSFQTATTTMQARAFRCIAERKRRKREQEATSTITETERNFRKHLRMVGSRRMKAQTYADRRAKSFNRSWSDPTPMKPDSLHGSRDNGDLQSXAGALDEGSQEDADWEEERELERAACEGEDFIPPKIILISSKVPKAEYVPNIIRRDDPSVIPILYDHEHATFDDIIEEIEKKLTAYRKGCKIWTMLIFCQGGPGHLYLLKNKVATFAKVEKEEDMIQFWKKLSRFMSKLNPEANLIHIMGCYVLGSANGEKLIQNLKQLMRPHAIEFKSPLELSAQGKEMIEMYFDFRLFRLWKTRQHSKLLDYDNLL